A genome region from Thermococcus gorgonarius includes the following:
- a CDS encoding diacylglycerol/polyprenol kinase family protein — MPEGIKTEIKRKALHLTGLTVPAFYVLFGRELTLTFVAFAFVLFVVLEPFRIIEELRDRIKVRLKIISPEMVNGVEVIEKHIKDIERSHERNGIGAHVYFSLASLVIVYFFSGKIAIAAITVATIGDALAAIVGKSFGRHRFSNGKSLEGSLAYFISGVIVIAPLMGLVAAVVGSLAGTIVEFYELPPDDNFSNQLAIAVTLYLLTFL; from the coding sequence ATGCCAGAGGGGATAAAAACTGAAATCAAGCGGAAGGCCCTTCATTTGACGGGACTCACCGTTCCCGCTTTTTACGTGCTCTTTGGTAGGGAGTTAACCCTCACCTTTGTGGCCTTTGCCTTTGTCCTGTTTGTGGTTCTTGAGCCCTTTAGAATCATTGAAGAGCTGAGGGACAGGATAAAGGTTAGGCTTAAGATAATAAGCCCGGAGATGGTCAACGGCGTGGAGGTCATTGAGAAGCACATTAAGGATATAGAGAGGTCTCACGAGAGGAACGGCATAGGGGCCCACGTATACTTTTCACTGGCTTCCCTTGTTATAGTATACTTCTTTTCTGGAAAGATAGCCATAGCCGCGATAACCGTTGCAACGATAGGTGACGCTCTAGCAGCTATAGTCGGGAAAAGCTTTGGAAGGCATCGCTTCTCCAACGGAAAGAGCCTGGAAGGAAGCCTGGCTTATTTCATCTCCGGGGTGATTGTAATAGCCCCCCTCATGGGGCTGGTTGCTGCGGTGGTAGGCTCTTTAGCTGGTACCATAGTTGAGTTTTATGAGCTACCTCCTGACGACAACTTCTCTAACCAGCTGGCGATTGCGGTGACACTCTACCTCCTCACTTTCCTCTGA
- a CDS encoding HAD family hydrolase: MLVIVDLDDTLCNTWEAGKKTLLKVIMYALRRRKFRLIKYFLFREYRKLENFDRYHTMDVNDIIREVLTRIYPGIQSEEVEEITSLVEKEFFSRLRLYPDALPFLRALRKMGARVVLVTDSSSEWQRKKLKMLGIEGFFDDVIISGETGYSKLTPHNFKLAVSKFGDDKVYVVGDRDETDMAGAKAIGAVGILVRRGYFRGRPSKNADYVVHDLFEALEVIRNARGDKN; this comes from the coding sequence TTGCTTGTGATCGTTGACCTCGACGACACCCTGTGCAACACCTGGGAGGCGGGCAAGAAAACCCTCCTCAAGGTTATTATGTACGCTCTCAGGCGGCGGAAGTTCAGGCTTATCAAGTACTTCCTTTTCAGGGAGTACCGAAAGTTAGAGAACTTCGATCGGTACCATACAATGGACGTTAACGACATAATTCGAGAGGTTCTTACACGGATTTATCCAGGTATCCAAAGTGAAGAGGTGGAGGAAATAACATCCCTGGTTGAGAAAGAGTTCTTCTCCCGGCTGAGGCTCTACCCCGATGCCCTTCCCTTCCTGCGGGCTCTTCGAAAGATGGGTGCCAGAGTAGTCTTGGTAACGGACTCCTCTTCGGAGTGGCAGAGGAAGAAGCTCAAGATGCTGGGCATTGAAGGCTTTTTTGACGACGTTATAATCAGCGGGGAGACCGGCTACTCAAAGCTAACCCCCCACAACTTTAAGCTGGCCGTTTCTAAGTTTGGGGACGATAAGGTGTACGTCGTAGGTGATAGAGACGAAACGGACATGGCGGGTGCGAAGGCCATAGGTGCCGTTGGCATACTTGTTAGAAGGGGCTACTTCAGGGGAAGACCGTCTAAAAACGCCGACTACGTGGTTCATGACCTTTTTGAGGCCCTGGAGGTGATAAGAAATGCCAGAGGGGATAAAAACTGA
- the ttuA gene encoding tRNA-5-methyluridine(54) 2-sulfurtransferase, whose protein sequence is MPIKCKFCDKPAFIKLHYPKMYLCEEHFTEYFERKVKRTIERYKMLKPDDRILVVVSGGKDSAVTAYVLKKFGYNIECLHINLGIGEYSEKGERYAKKQCEMIGAPLHIVRVRELLGAGIGEVRTRRPTCSYCGLTKRYIFNKFAYDNGFDVVATGHNLDDEASFIFNNIMNWNTQYLAKQGPVTPSAFNGKLVKKVKPLYEVTEREVVAYALANGIEYEIDECPHARGATTLEWKAILNEMEEKRPGTKINFVKGYLRKKHLFEAELEEAELRECKVCGMPSSGEVCSFCRFWGLEKPVDFRIKP, encoded by the coding sequence ATGCCGATAAAGTGCAAGTTCTGCGACAAGCCAGCTTTCATCAAGCTCCATTATCCAAAAATGTACCTCTGTGAGGAGCACTTTACTGAATACTTCGAGAGGAAGGTTAAGAGGACGATAGAGCGCTACAAGATGCTCAAACCTGACGATAGGATTTTGGTCGTCGTCTCGGGCGGAAAGGACTCAGCCGTCACCGCCTACGTCCTCAAGAAGTTTGGCTACAACATTGAATGCCTCCACATAAACCTTGGAATAGGCGAATACAGCGAGAAGGGCGAGCGCTACGCCAAAAAGCAGTGCGAGATGATAGGTGCTCCCCTCCACATCGTCCGCGTGAGGGAGCTTCTGGGAGCGGGAATAGGCGAGGTAAGGACGAGGAGGCCAACCTGCTCATACTGCGGCCTGACCAAGCGCTACATCTTCAACAAGTTCGCCTACGACAACGGCTTTGACGTCGTTGCCACCGGCCACAACCTTGACGACGAGGCGAGCTTCATCTTCAACAACATAATGAACTGGAACACGCAGTACCTGGCGAAGCAGGGGCCGGTGACACCCTCGGCCTTCAATGGCAAGCTGGTGAAGAAGGTCAAGCCCCTCTACGAGGTCACCGAGAGGGAGGTCGTTGCCTACGCTTTAGCCAACGGCATAGAGTACGAGATAGACGAGTGCCCCCACGCTAGGGGAGCGACGACGCTCGAATGGAAGGCGATTCTAAACGAAATGGAGGAGAAGAGGCCGGGGACGAAGATCAACTTCGTCAAGGGCTACCTGAGAAAGAAGCACCTGTTCGAAGCCGAGCTGGAGGAGGCAGAGCTGAGGGAGTGCAAAGTCTGCGGAATGCCGTCAAGCGGCGAGGTCTGCTCCTTCTGCAGGTTCTGGGGGCTGGAAAAGCCGGTTGATTTCAGGATTAAGCCTTAG
- a CDS encoding coiled-coil protein, translating into MPTVKVDPEEIKRIKRELEALEKERNEIRAKLDELEKELQSWIQKRDEKNKEVQQLRQKAREYKAKRDEINEQIKQLKKNREEINAKLDLLYQEILEYRTKRDEYNQLRRLKMPAEKIQERIEKLEWELQTNPNITPEREKQIVDQIQVLATELEIIQQADRFHKKLVETRKKVDQLKKARKAISLEIQKLANQSQQFHELMIKSFNQADEVKKEADEYHQKVVELRDKVREVRNQLREIERKIREYDEKHKELIAYRLVAKMRAKKDSSFEKAVEALEKFKRGEKLTLDELLLLQRYNLV; encoded by the coding sequence ATGCCAACGGTCAAAGTGGATCCAGAAGAGATAAAGAGGATCAAGAGAGAATTGGAGGCCCTGGAGAAGGAAAGAAATGAAATCCGGGCCAAACTCGACGAGCTTGAAAAAGAACTTCAGAGCTGGATTCAGAAGAGGGACGAGAAGAACAAGGAAGTGCAGCAGCTCAGGCAGAAGGCCAGAGAATATAAGGCCAAGAGGGATGAAATCAATGAGCAGATAAAGCAGCTCAAGAAGAATCGTGAGGAGATCAACGCAAAGCTCGACCTTCTCTACCAGGAGATACTCGAGTACAGAACAAAGAGGGATGAGTACAACCAGCTCAGAAGACTGAAGATGCCCGCAGAGAAGATACAGGAGAGAATAGAGAAGCTTGAGTGGGAGCTCCAGACCAACCCGAACATAACCCCTGAGAGGGAGAAGCAGATCGTTGACCAGATACAGGTTCTCGCAACTGAGCTTGAGATAATCCAGCAGGCCGACCGCTTTCACAAGAAACTCGTTGAGACGAGGAAGAAAGTGGATCAGCTTAAGAAGGCGAGGAAGGCGATAAGCCTTGAGATACAGAAGTTGGCGAACCAGAGCCAGCAGTTCCACGAGCTGATGATAAAGAGCTTTAATCAAGCAGATGAGGTTAAGAAGGAGGCCGATGAGTACCACCAGAAGGTAGTCGAACTGCGCGATAAGGTTCGCGAAGTCAGAAACCAGCTCAGGGAGATCGAGAGGAAGATACGGGAGTACGACGAGAAGCACAAGGAGCTAATTGCCTACCGCCTCGTCGCCAAGATGAGGGCCAAGAAGGACAGCAGCTTCGAGAAGGCAGTTGAAGCACTTGAGAAGTTCAAGCGCGGTGAGAAGCTTACGCTGGACGAGCTCCTGCTCCTCCAGAGGTACAACCTCGTCTGA
- the mfnA gene encoding tyrosine decarboxylase MfnA, with protein MFPLRGASEEEVLRELEEKTSVDLTFDSGKILGSMCTYPHPFAVKVVMKYIDRNLGDPGLHVGSQKIEKEAVNMLANLLGLEKGYGHIVSGGTEANILAVRAFRNLASVEEPELVLPESAHFSFIKAGEMLGVKLVWAKLKEDYSVDVRDVESKITDNTIGIVGIAGTTGLGVVDDIPALSDLALDYGLPLHVDAAFGGFVIPFAKALGYDIPDFDFRLKGVKSITIDPHKMGMVPIPAGGIIFREKKYIDAISVLAPYLAGGRIWQATITGTRPGANALAVWAMIKHLGFEGYKEVVKRAVELSRWFAEELKKIPGVYLIREPVLNIVSFGTKNLEKVEEELKKRGWGISAHRGYIRIVMMPHVRREHLEEFLKDLREIVAGLTP; from the coding sequence ATGTTCCCGTTAAGAGGAGCGAGCGAGGAGGAAGTACTGCGTGAGCTGGAGGAAAAGACATCAGTCGATCTGACCTTTGATTCGGGCAAGATTCTAGGTTCAATGTGCACCTATCCTCATCCTTTTGCAGTCAAAGTTGTTATGAAGTACATCGACAGGAATCTGGGAGACCCCGGGCTCCACGTGGGGAGCCAGAAAATAGAAAAAGAAGCAGTTAACATGCTGGCCAACCTCCTCGGCCTTGAGAAAGGCTACGGCCACATAGTCTCCGGCGGAACCGAGGCCAACATTTTGGCGGTAAGGGCCTTCAGGAATCTGGCCAGCGTTGAGGAACCGGAGCTGGTTCTCCCGGAGAGCGCTCACTTCTCCTTCATCAAGGCAGGTGAGATGCTCGGCGTTAAGCTCGTCTGGGCAAAGCTGAAGGAAGACTATTCCGTCGATGTGAGGGACGTGGAGAGCAAAATCACTGACAATACAATAGGAATAGTCGGCATCGCCGGAACCACCGGTTTGGGCGTTGTCGATGATATTCCAGCCTTGAGCGACCTGGCTTTAGACTACGGTCTCCCTCTCCACGTGGATGCGGCTTTTGGCGGCTTCGTGATACCCTTCGCCAAAGCCCTCGGCTACGATATCCCCGACTTCGACTTCAGGCTCAAAGGCGTAAAGAGCATAACGATAGACCCCCACAAGATGGGGATGGTTCCAATTCCAGCCGGCGGAATAATCTTCCGCGAGAAGAAGTATATTGACGCTATAAGCGTTCTGGCCCCTTATCTCGCCGGTGGGAGGATATGGCAGGCGACCATAACGGGAACAAGGCCCGGAGCAAACGCTTTAGCCGTCTGGGCGATGATAAAGCACCTCGGCTTTGAGGGATATAAAGAAGTCGTTAAACGGGCGGTGGAGCTGAGCAGATGGTTCGCCGAGGAGCTGAAGAAGATACCTGGAGTTTACCTCATCCGTGAGCCGGTGCTCAACATAGTCTCCTTCGGAACCAAAAACCTGGAAAAGGTTGAAGAAGAGCTGAAGAAGCGCGGCTGGGGAATAAGTGCTCACCGGGGCTACATTAGGATCGTGATGATGCCTCACGTGAGGAGGGAACACCTAGAGGAGTTTTTGAAGGATTTGAGGGAGATCGTGGCAGGCCTCACTCCGTAA
- a CDS encoding CDP-2,3-bis-(O-geranylgeranyl)-sn-glycerol synthase, with translation MGALSSILWAFWYILPAYFANASPVVLGGGRPIDGGRNWRDGRRILGDGKTWRGFFGGVAAGTLVGVIQYFITPGFYGSLKTALLLAFLLSFGALVGDLVGSFIKRRLNLPRGYPAVGLDQLGFLISALAFAYPVKTVSSGQMLALLILTPLIHWSANYFAYKMGWKSVPW, from the coding sequence ATGGGCGCGCTCTCATCGATACTCTGGGCATTTTGGTACATACTCCCGGCTTACTTTGCCAACGCATCCCCCGTAGTGCTCGGCGGGGGGAGGCCAATAGACGGGGGCAGGAACTGGAGGGACGGAAGGAGGATCCTCGGCGACGGGAAGACGTGGAGGGGCTTCTTCGGCGGCGTTGCGGCTGGAACGCTTGTCGGTGTAATTCAGTACTTCATAACTCCCGGCTTTTACGGCTCTCTCAAAACCGCCCTCCTGCTGGCATTTCTCCTGTCCTTCGGTGCCCTCGTTGGTGACCTCGTGGGGAGCTTCATAAAGCGGCGCTTGAACCTTCCTAGGGGTTATCCCGCCGTTGGCCTCGATCAGCTGGGGTTCCTAATAAGCGCCCTGGCCTTCGCTTATCCGGTCAAAACGGTCTCCTCCGGCCAGATGCTCGCTCTTCTGATCCTCACGCCCCTGATCCACTGGTCGGCCAACTACTTCGCCTACAAGATGGGCTGGAAGAGTGTTCCTTGGTGA
- a CDS encoding cupin domain-containing protein — MLVGNYREVPEEDTGFEGVTIRWLVYPKLGAKNFAMRYFVMKKGSEIPIHQHDWEHEIFIVRGEGIITNGKEEHHVKAGDFLYVPPNEPHGYKATGETLEFLCIIPAKKEAIPEEKW; from the coding sequence ATGCTCGTTGGAAACTACAGGGAGGTTCCCGAGGAAGATACCGGCTTTGAAGGGGTAACCATCAGGTGGCTGGTTTACCCGAAGCTGGGAGCCAAGAACTTTGCCATGAGGTACTTCGTCATGAAGAAGGGCTCGGAGATACCGATACACCAGCACGACTGGGAGCACGAGATATTCATCGTCCGCGGTGAGGGGATAATCACCAACGGGAAGGAAGAGCACCACGTTAAGGCCGGGGACTTTCTCTACGTACCTCCCAACGAACCCCACGGTTACAAAGCCACGGGAGAAACTCTGGAGTTCCTCTGCATAATCCCTGCAAAGAAAGAGGCAATCCCGGAGGAAAAGTGGTGA
- a CDS encoding DUF257 family protein: MIELWESIKMGETVLFERVGEGDMTFGFYQLLDWAEKKGFRTVIVDVLDSYPAMVSKMKLMGFETEKLSELEAIKIGGLRKFGKIIAHIENISEPTVLVRKFKEAYQPLIENPSGKVLAVVVGLEKLFAVSDLTIRGAQTIISYLAGYVGLPNRLGIYFLKRDVLSGDKELSLKLLEDIATTVIRTEKKGHMIEFYIAKSLNKELEGVLFRI, encoded by the coding sequence ATGATAGAGCTTTGGGAATCCATAAAGATGGGAGAGACCGTCCTTTTTGAGAGGGTGGGAGAGGGAGACATGACATTTGGCTTCTACCAGCTTCTCGATTGGGCGGAGAAGAAGGGGTTCCGAACGGTCATCGTGGACGTGCTCGACTCTTACCCGGCAATGGTCTCCAAGATGAAGCTTATGGGCTTTGAAACGGAAAAACTGTCCGAACTGGAGGCCATAAAGATAGGCGGTTTAAGAAAGTTTGGAAAAATCATAGCCCACATAGAGAACATATCAGAGCCAACAGTTCTTGTGAGAAAATTCAAGGAGGCTTATCAGCCCCTAATAGAAAACCCAAGCGGAAAAGTTCTGGCTGTAGTCGTTGGTCTTGAGAAGCTGTTTGCAGTTTCTGACCTCACCATCAGGGGAGCCCAGACAATAATCAGTTACCTGGCCGGTTACGTAGGACTCCCCAACCGGCTCGGGATATACTTCCTGAAAAGGGACGTGCTCTCGGGCGATAAAGAGCTCTCACTAAAACTCCTCGAGGACATAGCCACGACGGTTATTAGAACGGAAAAGAAGGGGCACATGATAGAGTTCTACATCGCAAAATCCCTGAACAAGGAGTTAGAGGGGGTTCTCTTTAGAATTTGA
- a CDS encoding alpha-amylase/4-alpha-glucanotransferase domain-containing protein, whose translation MVNFIFGIHNHQPLGNFGWVMESAYERSYRPFMETLENYPNMKVAAHYSGPLLEWIAENRPEHIDLLRSLVKKGQLEIVVAGFYEPVLAAIPKEDRVEQINLLKDFAKRLGYEAKGVWLTERVWQPELVKSLRAAGIEYVIVDDYHFMSAGLAKEELFWPYYTEDGGEVITVFPIDEKLRYLIPFRPVEKTLEYLHSLDDGDESKVAVFHDDGEKFGVWPGTYEWVYEKGWLREFFDRISSDERINLMLYSEYLARFKPRGLVYLPIASYFEMSEWSLPAKQAKLFVEFVEELKRENKFEKYRVFVRGGIWKNFFFKYPESNYMHKRMLMVSKAVRDNPEARQFVLKAQCNDAYWHGVFGGVYLPHLRRAIWENIIRANSFVSTGSFVRDIDFDGRDEVFLENENFYAVFKPAYGGALFEFSSKRKAVNYNDVIARRWEHYHEVPEAATPEEDDGEGVASIHELGKQIPDEIRRELAYDSHLRAILQDHFIEPETTLDEYRLNRYLELGNFISGAYDFSLFENGLTLEKDGTVSGKPARVEKTFHLTDDGFVVDYTVRSDAKAIFGVELNLAVHSVMEDPAEFEAESFEVDDPYGIGKVRIELDKKARIWKYPIKTLSQSESGWDFIQQGVSYTVLFPVDGELRFRLRFRELL comes from the coding sequence ATGGTGAACTTCATCTTCGGGATACACAACCACCAGCCGCTGGGGAATTTCGGGTGGGTGATGGAAAGCGCTTACGAAAGGTCGTACAGGCCCTTCATGGAGACGCTGGAGAACTATCCCAACATGAAGGTCGCAGCCCACTACTCGGGCCCGCTCTTGGAGTGGATAGCGGAGAACAGACCAGAGCACATCGACCTTCTCCGCTCGCTCGTTAAGAAGGGCCAGCTCGAGATAGTCGTGGCCGGCTTCTACGAGCCTGTTTTGGCGGCAATCCCCAAAGAGGACAGGGTAGAACAGATAAACCTGCTGAAGGATTTCGCGAAGAGGCTCGGCTACGAGGCTAAGGGCGTCTGGCTAACGGAGCGCGTCTGGCAGCCCGAACTCGTTAAGAGCCTCCGAGCGGCGGGCATAGAGTACGTCATAGTTGACGACTACCACTTTATGAGCGCTGGCCTTGCCAAGGAAGAACTCTTCTGGCCCTACTACACCGAGGACGGTGGTGAAGTTATAACTGTCTTCCCGATAGACGAGAAGCTCCGCTACCTGATCCCATTCAGGCCCGTCGAGAAAACGCTGGAGTACCTCCACAGCCTTGACGACGGGGACGAGAGCAAGGTGGCCGTATTCCACGACGACGGCGAGAAGTTCGGCGTCTGGCCGGGAACCTACGAGTGGGTCTACGAGAAAGGCTGGCTCAGGGAGTTCTTTGACAGGATTTCCAGCGACGAAAGGATAAACCTCATGCTCTACTCTGAGTACCTCGCGAGGTTCAAGCCGAGGGGACTTGTCTACCTCCCGATAGCTTCCTACTTCGAGATGAGCGAGTGGTCCCTTCCAGCAAAGCAGGCGAAGCTCTTCGTCGAGTTTGTTGAGGAACTCAAGAGAGAGAACAAGTTCGAAAAGTACCGCGTCTTTGTCCGCGGCGGCATCTGGAAGAACTTCTTCTTCAAGTACCCGGAGAGCAACTACATGCACAAGCGCATGCTGATGGTGAGCAAAGCCGTCAGGGACAACCCTGAGGCGAGGCAGTTTGTACTCAAGGCCCAGTGCAACGACGCCTACTGGCACGGTGTCTTCGGCGGCGTTTACCTCCCGCACCTTCGCAGGGCAATATGGGAGAACATTATAAGGGCAAACAGCTTTGTTTCCACTGGAAGCTTCGTCAGGGACATAGACTTCGACGGCCGTGACGAGGTCTTTCTGGAGAACGAAAACTTCTACGCCGTCTTCAAGCCTGCCTACGGTGGGGCGCTCTTTGAGTTTTCCTCCAAGAGGAAGGCCGTCAACTACAACGATGTTATAGCAAGGCGCTGGGAACACTACCACGAGGTTCCAGAGGCAGCGACTCCGGAGGAAGATGACGGCGAGGGCGTTGCCAGCATACACGAGCTCGGAAAGCAGATCCCCGACGAGATAAGGCGTGAATTAGCCTACGACAGCCACCTGAGGGCCATCCTTCAGGACCACTTTATAGAACCAGAAACGACCCTCGACGAGTACAGGCTCAACCGCTATCTGGAGCTGGGCAACTTCATTAGTGGAGCCTACGACTTCAGCCTCTTTGAGAACGGGCTAACCCTTGAGAAGGACGGAACCGTCTCAGGAAAGCCCGCCAGAGTGGAGAAGACCTTCCACCTCACGGATGACGGTTTCGTAGTTGACTACACCGTTAGGAGCGATGCTAAAGCCATCTTCGGCGTCGAGCTTAACCTGGCCGTCCACAGCGTCATGGAAGATCCGGCTGAATTCGAGGCTGAGAGCTTCGAGGTCGACGACCCCTACGGCATCGGAAAGGTGAGGATAGAGCTAGACAAGAAAGCGAGAATCTGGAAGTATCCGATAAAGACTCTGAGCCAGAGCGAGAGTGGATGGGACTTCATCCAGCAGGGCGTCAGCTACACTGTGCTGTTCCCGGTGGATGGAGAACTGCGCTTCAGGCTGAGGTTCAGGGAGCTGTTGTGA
- a CDS encoding tRNA (N(6)-L-threonylcarbamoyladenosine(37)-C(2))-methylthiotransferase, which yields MVGVYVESYGCTRNKADGEIMEAILVRAGYDLAETPESADYVVVNTCAVKDPTEHKMARRIKELLDSGKRVIVTGCLVHVNPDVIDRRVSGMLGVKSIDRIAEAIEVAERGGKLISVEGWRERNPDKLELPRLWKSGVVFVVPISEGCLNACTYCATRFARGVLKSYKPELVVKWVKDALARGYKEIQLSSEDTGCYGFDIGTNLARLLDEITAIEGDFRVRVGMMNPNHVIKILDELIEAYQSEKVYKFLHLPVQSGDNEILRRMGRNYTVEEFEEIVREFRRKVPGLNLNTDIIVGFPGETDEAFENTVELVKRVRLDKINVSRYSPRPGTIAARWKQLPGWKVKERSRILHRLRLGIAYEINQSYLGKKVEVLVHGSGEKGGIEGRTFNYKEIILDSGRAGELVEAKVTGTTATYLLGEI from the coding sequence ATGGTCGGGGTTTACGTTGAGAGCTACGGCTGTACCAGGAACAAGGCAGACGGCGAGATCATGGAGGCTATACTGGTTAGGGCGGGCTATGATCTTGCTGAAACTCCCGAGAGTGCCGATTACGTTGTAGTGAACACCTGCGCCGTTAAAGATCCAACTGAACACAAAATGGCACGCAGAATAAAGGAGCTCCTAGACTCAGGGAAGAGAGTTATAGTCACTGGCTGTCTGGTTCACGTTAATCCCGACGTTATAGACAGGCGCGTTTCGGGTATGCTTGGGGTTAAGAGCATAGATAGAATAGCTGAAGCCATAGAGGTTGCGGAGCGCGGTGGAAAACTGATAAGCGTTGAGGGCTGGCGTGAGAGGAATCCCGATAAGCTTGAACTCCCCCGCCTCTGGAAGTCCGGTGTTGTTTTTGTGGTTCCAATAAGCGAGGGCTGCCTGAACGCCTGCACCTACTGCGCGACGCGCTTCGCGAGGGGTGTTTTGAAGAGCTATAAGCCCGAGCTTGTGGTCAAGTGGGTTAAGGATGCCCTGGCTAGAGGGTACAAGGAAATACAGCTCTCCAGCGAGGACACAGGCTGCTACGGCTTTGACATCGGAACGAATCTGGCCAGGCTCCTCGATGAGATAACGGCCATCGAAGGTGACTTCCGCGTTAGGGTCGGCATGATGAATCCGAACCATGTGATAAAGATACTCGACGAGCTTATTGAGGCCTACCAGAGTGAGAAGGTCTACAAGTTCCTTCATCTCCCGGTTCAGAGCGGTGACAACGAAATCCTGAGGAGAATGGGCCGGAACTATACTGTTGAGGAGTTTGAAGAAATAGTTCGTGAGTTCAGAAGAAAGGTTCCAGGTTTGAACCTCAACACGGATATAATAGTCGGCTTTCCCGGTGAGACGGATGAGGCCTTCGAGAATACGGTTGAGCTCGTGAAGCGTGTGAGACTGGACAAGATAAACGTCTCCCGCTACTCTCCGAGGCCGGGAACGATAGCGGCGAGATGGAAGCAGTTGCCAGGCTGGAAGGTTAAGGAGCGTTCCAGAATTCTTCACAGGCTCAGGCTCGGGATAGCCTATGAGATAAACCAGTCTTACCTCGGTAAGAAGGTTGAGGTGCTCGTTCACGGTTCCGGCGAAAAGGGTGGAATCGAGGGTAGGACCTTCAACTACAAGGAGATAATCCTTGACTCTGGAAGGGCAGGTGAGCTAGTTGAGGCTAAAGTTACCGGGACAACGGCCACTTACCTTCTTGGAGAGATCTGA
- a CDS encoding cation:proton antiporter: MDFLMALALLLVVAKSLEWGLEKFEVHPIIAHVLTGIVLGPFLLGIVEPSEELHVLAEFGLIMMMLYTGLTSNFSAIAQNTKKATVVAALGVAFSFVLGFLTVTAFGRGTLAAIFVGITLGNTAIEVTSGVIVKERIKREVSSILMGAAFADDIMAVYLIGIITALSRGSLEVTSFAILTLKIVVFIGGVLLFSEYVFKRAEWIKSAIKNLNVFFTFTLILTFLLAIIAEKAGLNQIIGAYLAGLTISRLRERKDPMVVTRIKLNELIGDLEVVLTEFFIPLFFIYVGLMFNPPLKDMDPLFIGALYLAAVLGKFLGCGLGARIFGLSWEDSALIGIGMGGRGSLELAVLTFGLNAGLIDQGIFASVVVVSMLTALTTPMFFRVYVKRLKAKS; this comes from the coding sequence GTGGACTTCCTGATGGCGTTGGCCCTTCTTCTCGTCGTTGCGAAAAGCCTGGAATGGGGCCTTGAGAAATTCGAAGTCCACCCTATAATAGCCCACGTCCTCACTGGAATAGTCCTCGGCCCTTTCCTCTTGGGCATCGTAGAGCCGAGTGAGGAACTCCACGTTCTGGCAGAGTTTGGGCTGATAATGATGATGCTCTACACGGGGCTGACCAGCAACTTCTCGGCCATAGCTCAGAACACAAAGAAGGCCACTGTTGTAGCCGCTCTTGGCGTTGCCTTTTCCTTCGTTTTGGGATTCCTTACGGTTACAGCCTTTGGGAGAGGAACCCTAGCGGCAATATTCGTGGGAATAACCCTCGGTAACACTGCCATAGAGGTCACGAGTGGAGTAATCGTCAAGGAAAGGATCAAACGTGAGGTTTCTTCCATCCTCATGGGGGCTGCCTTCGCAGACGACATAATGGCGGTCTACCTGATTGGTATAATAACGGCACTTTCGCGGGGAAGCCTCGAGGTTACTTCTTTTGCCATCTTAACTCTGAAAATAGTCGTGTTCATAGGAGGCGTTCTTCTATTCTCGGAATACGTCTTCAAAAGGGCAGAATGGATCAAGAGCGCCATCAAAAATCTAAACGTCTTCTTCACCTTCACTCTCATACTCACCTTCCTTCTGGCGATAATAGCGGAGAAAGCCGGTCTGAACCAGATAATAGGAGCCTACCTCGCGGGCCTGACGATAAGCAGGCTCCGCGAGAGGAAGGATCCGATGGTTGTGACAAGGATAAAGCTGAACGAGCTCATAGGCGATCTGGAAGTCGTCCTGACGGAGTTCTTCATACCTCTGTTCTTCATCTACGTCGGACTTATGTTCAACCCTCCGCTCAAGGATATGGATCCCTTATTCATCGGAGCCCTCTATCTGGCAGCGGTACTGGGGAAGTTCCTCGGCTGTGGCCTCGGGGCAAGGATCTTCGGCCTCAGCTGGGAAGATTCGGCCCTGATAGGGATTGGAATGGGAGGTAGAGGAAGCCTCGAGCTGGCAGTTCTTACCTTCGGCCTCAACGCTGGATTGATAGATCAGGGAATTTTCGCAAGCGTCGTAGTAGTGTCCATGCTAACGGCCCTTACAACTCCGATGTTTTTCAGGGTATACGTCAAGAGGCTAAAGGCAAAGTCTTAA
- a CDS encoding TIGR00304 family membrane protein, whose amino-acid sequence MKGELLIMTGIALIFMGFLLVFIGTLVSSLGGDAEVEGGGVIMIGPIPIVFGTSRGATIAMILAVLLMALWIIGILLARRG is encoded by the coding sequence ATGAAGGGAGAACTACTCATAATGACCGGGATTGCGCTCATCTTCATGGGCTTTCTCCTGGTGTTCATAGGAACACTGGTGTCATCCCTCGGTGGAGATGCAGAGGTTGAAGGCGGCGGGGTTATAATGATAGGGCCAATTCCCATAGTGTTCGGAACTAGCAGGGGGGCAACGATCGCCATGATACTAGCAGTCCTGCTCATGGCCCTGTGGATAATAGGAATCCTGCTGGCCAGGAGGGGATGA